The following coding sequences lie in one Drosophila gunungcola strain Sukarami chromosome X unlocalized genomic scaffold, Dgunungcola_SK_2 000021F, whole genome shotgun sequence genomic window:
- the LOC128260352 gene encoding C-type lectin 37Da, protein MYRPTTLLLILASAWSSSFAYLPDVNIFTNYRTEVYNGIPSEIDTTPFVRIGDNYYYIEPMNKVNWFQAAGACRMMNAHLASIEDKPEMEALIKYMKVKGFKNNDYFWISGNDLGTEGAFYWMSNGRPMTYAPWNGPKQMPDNYGGNENCVHMFATREMINDANCKIQMLYVCEATEPKTFKFTYIKW, encoded by the exons ATGTACCGCCCAACAACGCTCCTGTTGATCCTCGCAAGCGCCTGGAGTAGTTCCTTCGCCTATCTGCCCGATGTAAACATATTCACCAACTACCGCACGGAGGTCTACAATG GCATTCCCTCTGAGATTGATACCACGCCGTTCGTGCGAATTGGGGACAACTACTACTACATTGAGCCGATGAACAAGGTCAACTGGTTCCAGGCGGCCGGCGCCTGCCGGATGATGAACGCCCACTTGGCCTCCATCGAGGACAAGCCGGAAATGGAGGCGCTGATTAAGTACATGAAGGTCAAGGGGTTCAAGAACAACGACTACTTCTGGATTTCGGGCAACGACCTGGGCACCGAGGGCGCCTTCTACTGGATGTCCAATGGCCGGCCGATGACCTATGCCCCCTGGAATGGGCCCAAGCAAATGCCGGACAACTACGGTGGGAACGAGAACTGTGTCCACATGTTCGCCACCCGGGAAATGATCAACGATGCCAACTGCAAGATCCAGATGCTGTACGTCTGCGAGGCGACGGAGCCCAAAACATTCAAGTTCACCTACATTAAGTGGTAG